A single genomic interval of Bradyrhizobium sp. sBnM-33 harbors:
- a CDS encoding ABC transporter permease, translating into MKRALWTLAVLLSHWRRHPMQLATLLIGLISATALWSGVQALNQQARTAYDRAAATFGGTRTAMLVARNGVSFPQKLFVELRRAGWPVSPVVEGRIQIEGRSFRLLGIEPVTLPAEVGNAPTIGKASLQSFMTPPGEMLVAPETLSDLKLAEGARPPGDGGAPLPPLRVEPNLVPGVLVVDIGVAQNLLKMPDQISRLLIGKATGRHAPLESVAGDKLRLVEADAETDLERLTDSFHLNLTAFGLLSFFVGLFIVNSAIGLAFEQRLPTLRTLRACGVSARMLNAVLVLELVSLALAAGLIGLVCGYFIAGALLPDVAASLRGLYGAQIPGHLTLKPQWWIAGIAISILGALAAAAASLTKALRLPLLATAQPFAWQQAQRRWLAYQSALALVAFAAAGGFLWFGDSLISGFAVLAALMLGAALILPMFLEIVLSLGQRYARAPLGIWFWADSRQQLSGLSLALMALLLALAVNVGVSTMVESFSRTFLVWLDGRLAAEIYVNAANDAQAHEIKAWLRERPEVEAILPGGRADTQLAGAPLEVLGLTDHATYRDNWPLLQSTADAWVKLRPGDAALVSEQLARRLHLSLGDRIEVPASGGNWTLNVVGIYADYGNPKGQIAVNFAALTRRFPEIPLTRMGLRVAPPKIPALISALQEKFGLDDRNVADQATMKAESRRIFARTFSVTAALNAFTLGVAGVALLTSLLTLANSRLPQLAPLWAIGVTRRRLAAIELLKTTSVALITTIFALPLGLLVAWCLLAIVNVKAFGWRLPFHVFPMQLLWLTGVAMAAAVAASALPVIRLARMQPSSLIRIFANER; encoded by the coding sequence GTGAAACGCGCACTGTGGACACTGGCCGTGCTGCTGAGTCATTGGCGGCGTCACCCGATGCAATTGGCGACCCTGCTGATCGGGTTGATCTCGGCGACCGCGCTGTGGAGCGGCGTGCAGGCGCTCAATCAGCAGGCGCGCACGGCCTACGATCGCGCTGCCGCTACGTTTGGCGGCACGCGCACCGCCATGCTGGTCGCCCGCAACGGCGTAAGCTTCCCGCAAAAGCTTTTTGTTGAGTTGCGCCGCGCCGGCTGGCCGGTCTCGCCGGTGGTGGAAGGCCGCATCCAGATCGAGGGACGGTCGTTCCGGCTGCTCGGCATCGAACCGGTCACGTTGCCCGCCGAAGTCGGCAACGCGCCGACGATCGGCAAGGCCAGCCTGCAATCCTTCATGACGCCGCCGGGCGAGATGCTGGTGGCGCCGGAAACGCTTTCCGATCTCAAGCTCGCCGAGGGCGCGCGCCCCCCAGGCGATGGCGGCGCACCGCTGCCACCGCTTCGCGTGGAGCCGAACCTGGTGCCCGGCGTGCTGGTCGTCGACATCGGCGTTGCGCAGAACCTCCTGAAAATGCCGGACCAGATCTCGCGCCTCCTGATCGGCAAAGCGACAGGCAGGCACGCGCCGCTCGAAAGCGTTGCCGGCGACAAGCTTCGGCTGGTCGAAGCCGATGCGGAGACCGACCTCGAACGCCTCACCGACAGTTTTCACCTGAATCTGACCGCGTTCGGCTTGCTGTCGTTCTTTGTCGGCCTGTTCATCGTCAATTCGGCGATCGGGCTGGCCTTTGAACAACGCTTGCCGACCTTGCGCACCTTGCGTGCCTGCGGTGTCTCGGCGCGAATGCTGAACGCCGTTCTGGTGCTTGAGCTGGTATCGCTGGCGCTGGCTGCGGGGCTGATCGGACTCGTGTGCGGTTACTTCATCGCCGGTGCGCTGCTGCCTGACGTCGCCGCATCGCTGCGCGGGCTCTATGGCGCGCAGATTCCGGGACATCTCACACTCAAGCCGCAATGGTGGATCGCGGGCATCGCCATCAGCATTTTGGGCGCGCTCGCAGCGGCCGCCGCCAGCCTGACCAAGGCGCTGCGGCTGCCGCTGCTCGCCACCGCCCAGCCCTTTGCCTGGCAACAGGCGCAGCGGCGCTGGCTGGCTTACCAGAGCGCGCTGGCACTCGTGGCGTTTGCAGCGGCTGGCGGCTTTTTGTGGTTTGGCGATTCCCTGATTTCGGGCTTTGCCGTGCTCGCCGCGTTGATGCTCGGCGCAGCGCTGATCCTGCCGATGTTTCTGGAAATCGTGCTGTCGCTTGGCCAGCGCTATGCACGAGCCCCGCTCGGAATCTGGTTCTGGGCCGACAGCCGCCAGCAGTTGTCGGGGTTGTCGCTCGCCCTGATGGCGCTATTGCTCGCATTGGCGGTGAATGTCGGCGTCTCCACCATGGTCGAGAGTTTTTCCCGCACGTTTCTGGTCTGGCTGGACGGGCGGCTGGCGGCAGAAATTTATGTCAACGCCGCCAACGACGCGCAGGCGCACGAGATCAAGGCGTGGCTGCGCGAACGCCCTGAGGTCGAGGCAATCCTGCCCGGCGGCCGCGCCGATACGCAGTTGGCGGGCGCGCCGCTCGAGGTGCTGGGCCTGACCGATCACGCCACCTATCGCGACAACTGGCCGTTATTGCAATCGACTGCGGATGCCTGGGTCAAGCTTCGCCCCGGCGATGCGGCGCTCGTCAGCGAACAACTGGCACGGCGGCTGCACCTCTCCCTCGGCGACCGCATCGAAGTGCCCGCGTCAGGCGGGAACTGGACGCTCAACGTGGTCGGCATCTACGCCGATTACGGCAATCCCAAGGGCCAGATCGCGGTGAACTTCGCCGCGCTGACGCGGCGCTTTCCGGAAATCCCGCTGACGCGCATGGGCCTGCGGGTCGCTCCGCCGAAGATCCCGGCGTTGATCTCGGCCCTGCAGGAAAAGTTCGGCCTCGACGATCGCAATGTCGCCGACCAGGCGACGATGAAAGCGGAATCGAGGCGGATCTTCGCCCGCACTTTCTCGGTCACGGCGGCGCTGAACGCCTTCACGCTCGGCGTCGCCGGCGTGGCGCTGTTGACGAGCCTCTTGACGCTCGCCAATTCCCGCCTGCCGCAACTGGCGCCATTATGGGCGATCGGCGTCACGCGGCGGCGGCTTGCGGCCATCGAGCTGTTGAAGACGACCTCGGTGGCGCTGATCACCACCATCTTTGCGCTTCCGCTGGGTTTGCTGGTCGCGTGGTGCCTGCTCGCGATCGTCAACGTCAAGGCGTTCGGCTGGCGGTTGCCGTTTCATGTCTTTCCGATGCAATTGCTCTGGCTCACCGGCGTCGCGATGGCCGCGGCGGTTGCGGCTTCCGCGCTCCCGGTCATCAGGTTGGCGCGCATGCAGCCGAGCAGCCTGATCAGGATCTTTGCCAATGAACGGTAG
- a CDS encoding efflux RND transporter permease subunit, whose product MNLGRLSINQPILAMVLSIVLLIVGAIAYTTLPVSEYPQVVPPTVTVTTQYPGASAQTVSDTVAAPIEQEINGVEDMLYLYSQATSNGQLTITVTFKLGTDLDKAQVLVQNRVAIAQPRLPEEVQRNGVITRKNSPDILMVVFMLSPDDTFDQLYISNYALLQVRDQLLRLDGVGDIQIFGARDYSMRLWLDPDKISTLGLTAGEVVAAIRSQNVQIAGGQIAEPPIADRAFSPNLTFTGRLKDPKQFEEIVVKAGADGRTVKLRDVARIELGALAYSTNSFLLRKSAVAMLVTQRPGSNALATAKSISDTMERLKASFPKGLDYNIGYNPTEFIAQSVSELIKTIYEAMALVVIVVLVFLQGWRPAIIPIIAIPVSLVGTFAVMAALGFSINNLTLFGLVLAVGIVVDDAIVVVENVERHLEHGMNRRDAALRTMQEVGSALVSIALVLCAVFVPTAFLGGISGQFFQQFAVTIAVATAISCFCSLTLSPALASLILQPHEDKRPPARWNFIARGWGAFTSVFNRGFDRLAHGYASAADFVIRHSVVMLLVYVALIGGAGWLLMTTPQGFIPAQDRGYVIVSVQLPGAASLARTTEVVREIEKIALDTPGVVRAPAFAGFSGATRTQASNAAALFPVFDDPEARAKKGLSSASIADELRKRLANIKGAFIIVIPPPAVPGIGTGGGFTMRIQDRQGRGSEMLAAATDELIGAARQAPGLTQVFSTFAANTPQLFVDIDRVKAQKLGVPIANINDTIQTYFGSSYVNDFNLFGRTYRVTAQADLPFRKETSDLARLRTRNAAGDMVMLGSVVSFSDISGPDRVARYNLYPASELQGDTLPGTSSATAIDTMKKLAEETLPSGFSFEWTDLSYQQVTGGQAGLLVFPICVLFVYLVLAAQYGSWSLPFAVILIVPMCLLAATIGVRIMGQDVNILTQIGFVVLVGLAAKNAILIVEFARDIELEGKARLEAVIEACRLRLRPILMTSFAFILGVLPLVISSGSGSEMRQAVGVAVFFGMIGVTLFGLVFTPIFYVIVRNLADGKSKKPAAA is encoded by the coding sequence ATGAATCTCGGCCGTCTCTCCATCAACCAGCCCATCCTGGCGATGGTGCTGTCGATCGTGCTTCTGATCGTTGGCGCGATCGCCTACACCACGCTGCCGGTCTCCGAATATCCGCAAGTGGTGCCGCCAACGGTGACGGTCACCACGCAATATCCCGGCGCCTCCGCGCAAACCGTGTCTGACACCGTCGCTGCTCCGATCGAGCAGGAGATCAACGGCGTCGAGGACATGCTGTATCTCTACAGCCAGGCCACCTCGAACGGACAGTTGACGATCACGGTCACCTTCAAGCTCGGCACCGATCTCGACAAGGCCCAGGTGCTGGTGCAGAATCGCGTCGCGATCGCGCAGCCGCGGCTGCCCGAAGAGGTGCAGCGCAACGGCGTCATCACGCGCAAGAACAGCCCCGACATATTGATGGTCGTGTTCATGCTGTCGCCGGACGACACGTTCGACCAGCTCTATATCAGTAACTACGCGCTGCTGCAGGTCCGCGACCAGTTGCTCCGGCTCGACGGCGTCGGCGACATTCAGATCTTCGGCGCGCGCGACTATTCGATGCGGCTGTGGCTCGACCCCGACAAAATCTCTACGCTCGGCCTGACCGCGGGCGAGGTGGTGGCGGCGATCCGCTCGCAAAACGTGCAGATCGCGGGCGGCCAGATCGCGGAGCCGCCGATCGCCGACCGCGCCTTTTCGCCAAATCTCACCTTTACCGGCCGTCTGAAGGACCCGAAACAATTCGAGGAGATCGTGGTCAAGGCCGGCGCCGACGGGCGCACGGTGAAGCTGCGCGACGTCGCGCGGATCGAACTCGGTGCTTTGGCCTATTCGACCAACAGTTTTCTGCTGCGCAAATCCGCGGTCGCCATGCTGGTGACGCAGCGGCCCGGCTCCAATGCGCTTGCGACCGCCAAGAGCATTTCGGACACCATGGAGCGGTTGAAGGCGAGCTTCCCGAAAGGGCTCGATTACAATATCGGCTACAACCCGACCGAATTCATCGCACAGTCCGTCAGCGAGCTGATCAAGACGATCTACGAGGCGATGGCGCTGGTCGTGATCGTGGTGCTGGTGTTCTTGCAGGGCTGGCGGCCCGCCATCATTCCGATCATCGCGATCCCGGTGTCGCTGGTCGGCACCTTTGCGGTGATGGCAGCATTGGGATTTTCGATCAACAATCTCACTCTGTTCGGCCTCGTGCTTGCGGTCGGCATCGTGGTCGACGATGCGATTGTGGTGGTCGAAAACGTCGAGCGCCATCTCGAGCACGGCATGAACCGGCGTGACGCCGCGCTTCGCACCATGCAAGAGGTCGGCAGCGCGCTGGTGTCGATTGCGCTGGTGCTGTGCGCGGTGTTCGTCCCGACTGCGTTCCTCGGCGGCATCTCCGGGCAGTTCTTTCAGCAGTTTGCCGTCACCATTGCGGTGGCGACCGCGATTTCCTGCTTCTGCTCGCTGACGCTGTCGCCAGCGCTGGCCTCGCTGATCCTGCAGCCGCACGAGGACAAAAGGCCGCCGGCACGTTGGAATTTCATCGCCCGCGGCTGGGGTGCCTTTACGAGCGTGTTCAATCGCGGCTTCGACCGGCTGGCGCATGGCTATGCCAGCGCGGCCGATTTCGTGATCCGGCATTCGGTGGTGATGTTGCTGGTGTACGTGGCGCTGATCGGCGGCGCCGGATGGCTGTTGATGACGACGCCGCAAGGTTTCATCCCGGCGCAGGATCGCGGTTACGTCATTGTCTCCGTGCAATTGCCGGGCGCGGCCTCGCTGGCGCGGACGACCGAGGTGGTCAGGGAGATCGAAAAGATTGCGCTTGATACGCCGGGTGTCGTTCGCGCGCCCGCCTTCGCCGGCTTCTCGGGCGCGACCCGGACGCAGGCAAGCAACGCCGCGGCACTGTTTCCCGTATTTGACGACCCGGAGGCCAGGGCGAAGAAGGGACTTTCGTCCGCTTCGATCGCGGACGAATTGCGCAAGCGGCTGGCGAATATCAAGGGTGCGTTCATCATCGTGATTCCGCCGCCCGCGGTGCCCGGCATAGGCACCGGCGGCGGCTTCACCATGCGCATCCAGGACCGTCAGGGCCGCGGCTCCGAAATGCTGGCAGCGGCGACCGACGAATTGATAGGCGCCGCGCGCCAGGCGCCCGGACTGACCCAGGTGTTCTCCACCTTTGCTGCCAACACGCCGCAACTGTTCGTCGACATCGACCGCGTCAAGGCGCAGAAGCTCGGCGTGCCGATTGCGAACATCAACGATACGATCCAGACCTATTTCGGCTCGTCCTATGTCAACGACTTCAATCTGTTCGGCCGCACCTACCGCGTCACGGCGCAGGCCGATCTGCCGTTCCGGAAGGAGACGTCCGATCTCGCACGCCTGCGCACTCGCAACGCCGCCGGCGACATGGTGATGCTCGGCAGTGTTGTGAGTTTCAGCGACATCTCCGGCCCCGACCGCGTCGCGCGCTACAATCTCTATCCTGCGTCCGAGCTGCAGGGCGATACGTTGCCGGGAACGAGTTCGGCGACCGCCATTGACACGATGAAGAAGCTCGCCGAGGAGACGCTGCCGAGCGGCTTCTCGTTCGAATGGACGGATTTGTCCTATCAGCAGGTGACCGGCGGCCAAGCCGGCCTTCTCGTGTTCCCGATATGCGTGCTGTTCGTGTATCTGGTGCTGGCCGCGCAATATGGCTCGTGGAGCCTGCCATTCGCGGTCATCCTGATCGTGCCGATGTGCCTCCTCGCCGCCACTATCGGTGTGCGGATCATGGGGCAGGACGTCAACATCCTTACTCAGATCGGATTCGTCGTGCTGGTGGGGCTGGCAGCCAAGAATGCCATTCTCATCGTCGAGTTCGCGCGCGATATCGAACTCGAAGGAAAGGCGCGGCTGGAGGCAGTGATCGAAGCCTGCCGGCTGCGGTTGCGGCCGATCCTGATGACGTCATTCGCCTTCATCCTCGGCGTGCTGCCGCTGGTGATCTCGTCGGGCTCGGGCTCGGAGATGCGGCAGGCGGTGGGTGTCGCCGTGTTCTTCGGCATGATTGGCGTCACGCTGTTCGGCCTGGTGTTCACGCCGATCTTCTACGTCATCGTGCGCAATCTGGCGGACGGGAAGAGCAAGAAGCCCGCTGCGGCGTGA
- a CDS encoding efflux RND transporter periplasmic adaptor subunit, with protein sequence MPPLLALALSACGDKPPQQPAAAAPPTVTVAQPVKRTVTDWDEFTGRFEAVQEVQVRARVGGFVKSVEFRDGAIVRAGDLLYVIDARPFEAVAEQADGQLSDARARAELARRELDRALTLNQTQAVSDSIVDQRRQTLQAARAAEMQAEGALKAAKLNIEFTHVMAPITGRVSRHLVTPGNLVQGSEGGATLLTSIVSLDPIYIYFDVDEATYLRNSRLWFEGKRPSSRDTPNPVQVTLTGETKPSHEGKMDFLDNRLDVSTGTLRSRAVIPNKDLSILPGQFGRVRIIGSAPYEALLLPDTAVATDQSRKIVFVVKDDNTVEAKPVTLGPLDEGLRVIREGLKPEDRVVIDGLQRARVGAKVSTQPGDIKPAGAKT encoded by the coding sequence TTGCCCCCATTGCTCGCGCTTGCGCTGTCCGCTTGCGGCGACAAGCCGCCGCAACAGCCGGCTGCGGCGGCGCCGCCGACGGTCACGGTCGCGCAGCCAGTGAAACGTACCGTCACCGATTGGGACGAATTCACCGGTCGGTTCGAGGCGGTGCAGGAAGTCCAGGTCCGCGCCCGCGTCGGCGGCTTCGTGAAGAGCGTCGAATTCCGCGATGGCGCGATCGTGCGCGCGGGCGATCTGCTTTACGTGATTGACGCCCGTCCGTTCGAAGCAGTCGCCGAACAGGCCGACGGCCAGTTATCGGACGCTCGCGCGAGGGCAGAACTCGCCAGGCGCGAACTCGACCGCGCGCTGACATTAAATCAGACCCAGGCCGTGTCCGATTCGATCGTCGACCAGCGCCGCCAGACCCTGCAGGCGGCGCGCGCCGCGGAAATGCAGGCTGAAGGCGCGCTCAAGGCCGCCAAGCTCAACATCGAATTCACCCATGTGATGGCGCCGATCACCGGCCGCGTCAGCCGCCATCTCGTGACGCCTGGCAATCTCGTGCAGGGCTCCGAGGGCGGCGCCACGCTGCTCACCTCGATCGTCTCGCTCGACCCGATCTACATCTATTTCGATGTCGACGAGGCGACGTACTTACGAAACAGCCGGCTCTGGTTCGAAGGCAAGCGGCCGAGCTCGCGCGACACGCCGAACCCGGTCCAGGTGACGCTGACCGGCGAGACCAAGCCCTCGCATGAGGGCAAGATGGATTTCCTCGACAACCGCCTGGACGTCTCGACGGGTACGCTGCGCAGCCGCGCCGTGATCCCGAACAAGGATCTCTCGATCCTGCCCGGACAGTTCGGCCGCGTCCGGATCATCGGCAGCGCGCCTTATGAGGCGCTGCTGCTGCCGGACACGGCTGTCGCGACCGATCAGTCGCGGAAGATCGTTTTCGTCGTCAAGGACGACAATACGGTCGAGGCGAAGCCGGTGACGCTCGGACCGCTCGATGAAGGCCTGCGCGTGATCCGCGAGGGCCTGAAGCCGGAAGACCGCGTCGTTATCGACGGGCTGCAGCGGGCCCGCGTCGGCGCGAAAGTCAGCACGCAGCCGGGCGACATCAAGCCGGCCGGTGCCAAGACATGA
- a CDS encoding ABC transporter ATP-binding protein: MTKGIPSATGPVLHVAGLTKSYRTAGEQVAVLRGVNLTVAAGERVALTGESGSGKSTLLHLIAGLDAVDGGEIRLADASVTELSDADRAEMRRDRLGLVFQQFNLVPSLTVEDNLVFQSRIAGRHDAAWHHELVERLGLGRFLKRYPEQLSGGQQQRVAIGRALAVRPLLLLADEPTGNLDEDTADEVLALARDLVTRSGCGFLMVTHSARLAATLDRQVNLHAGVIA; the protein is encoded by the coding sequence ATGACCAAAGGCATTCCCAGTGCGACCGGCCCCGTGCTGCACGTGGCCGGCCTGACCAAGAGCTACCGCACCGCCGGCGAACAGGTCGCGGTGCTGCGCGGCGTGAACCTGACGGTCGCTGCCGGCGAGAGGGTCGCACTCACCGGCGAATCCGGCAGCGGCAAGAGCACGCTCTTGCACCTGATCGCCGGGCTCGATGCGGTCGACGGCGGCGAGATCAGGTTGGCGGATGCCTCAGTCACCGAACTCAGTGATGCCGACCGGGCGGAAATGCGACGCGACCGACTTGGCCTGGTGTTTCAGCAATTCAACCTGGTCCCGAGCCTCACCGTGGAAGACAATCTGGTCTTCCAGTCTCGCATCGCCGGCCGTCACGATGCGGCCTGGCACCACGAATTGGTGGAGCGGCTCGGGCTCGGCCGTTTCCTGAAACGCTATCCCGAGCAATTGTCCGGCGGTCAGCAACAACGCGTCGCCATCGGCCGGGCATTGGCGGTCAGGCCGCTATTGCTGCTCGCAGACGAGCCGACCGGCAATCTCGACGAGGACACGGCGGACGAAGTGCTGGCGCTGGCGCGCGACCTGGTAACACGGAGCGGCTGCGGCTTTCTGATGGTGACGCACAGCGCGCGGCTCGCCGCAACGCTCGACCGCCAAGTCAACCTCCATGCCGGGGTGATCGCGTGA
- a CDS encoding MAPEG family protein, whose product MYHLTALVSLLAILVYFYSSVLVSRARGKFGVKLPAISGNPDFERVFRAQMNTLEWLPIFLPSLWLFAIYISDGIAAALGLVWVVGRILYIFGYAKSVPQRGPGFATQALATIALWVGAFGAIVWRLVQG is encoded by the coding sequence ATGTATCATCTCACCGCTCTCGTCAGCTTGCTGGCGATCCTGGTCTACTTCTACTCGTCCGTGCTGGTGTCGCGGGCGCGCGGCAAATTCGGCGTCAAGCTGCCGGCGATCTCGGGCAATCCCGATTTCGAGCGCGTGTTTCGCGCGCAGATGAACACGCTGGAATGGCTGCCGATCTTTCTGCCGTCGCTATGGCTGTTCGCGATCTACATCAGCGACGGTATCGCCGCTGCGCTCGGCCTGGTCTGGGTCGTCGGTCGCATTCTCTATATATTCGGCTACGCCAAATCGGTCCCACAACGCGGCCCCGGCTTCGCGACTCAGGCGCTGGCGACGATCGCGCTGTGGGTCGGCGCATTCGGTGCCATCGTGTGGCGGCTGGTGCAGGGGTGA
- a CDS encoding lipocalin-like domain-containing protein: MNGSGLITRRGFIGGTLLAGFGGRALAQGFAGLGESAEGFAPVVPSRTFAFPTDHGPHPEFRIEWWYVTANLADVSGAAYGVQWTLFRQAIAPGGPREGWANQQIWMGHAAITREDTHRFSQTFARGGVGQAGVEASPFHAWIDAWEMRALDSVNDDNIAPLELKASGAGFSYTLRLDADRPLVLQGDGGYSRKSLREQASYYYSQPHYAAKGILTIDDRPIDVTGMAWLDREWSSQPLAADQSGWDWLSLHFNAGDKLMLYRMRQTDGQHYGSGKWIAPDGTAEQLASADIAMTPLAFTEIERRKIPTTWRIEVPSKALKIECTPLNPRSWMGTIFPYWEGPIRFAGSRTGVGYLEMTGY, translated from the coding sequence ATGAACGGTAGCGGCCTCATTACCCGCCGCGGTTTCATCGGCGGCACGCTCCTCGCCGGCTTCGGCGGCAGGGCGCTCGCGCAGGGATTTGCCGGGCTTGGCGAAAGCGCGGAAGGATTTGCACCGGTCGTGCCGAGCAGGACATTTGCTTTTCCCACCGATCACGGACCGCACCCGGAATTCCGCATCGAGTGGTGGTATGTGACGGCCAATCTCGCCGATGTCAGCGGAGCGGCCTACGGCGTCCAATGGACGCTGTTTCGCCAGGCGATCGCGCCTGGCGGGCCGCGAGAGGGCTGGGCTAACCAGCAGATATGGATGGGCCATGCCGCCATCACGCGCGAAGATACCCATCGCTTCAGCCAGACGTTCGCGCGCGGCGGTGTCGGCCAGGCTGGCGTCGAGGCCAGCCCATTTCACGCCTGGATCGATGCCTGGGAGATGCGCGCCCTCGATTCCGTGAATGACGACAATATCGCACCGCTGGAACTGAAAGCATCGGGCGCCGGCTTCAGCTACACGCTGCGCCTGGATGCGGATCGGCCGCTGGTGCTGCAGGGCGATGGCGGCTACAGCCGCAAATCGCTGCGCGAACAGGCCTCCTATTACTACAGCCAGCCGCACTATGCGGCGAAGGGCATCCTCACCATTGACGACAGGCCCATCGACGTCACCGGCATGGCCTGGCTCGATCGCGAGTGGAGCAGCCAGCCGCTGGCTGCGGATCAAAGCGGATGGGACTGGCTCTCGCTGCATTTCAACGCCGGCGACAAATTGATGCTGTACCGGATGCGCCAGACCGACGGCCAGCATTATGGCTCGGGTAAATGGATCGCGCCCGACGGCACGGCCGAGCAACTCGCCTCCGCGGATATCGCCATGACGCCGCTCGCGTTCACCGAGATCGAGAGACGAAAAATTCCGACCACATGGCGCATCGAGGTTCCAAGCAAGGCACTCAAGATCGAGTGCACGCCGCTCAATCCGAGAAGCTGGATGGGCACGATCTTCCCCTATTGGGAAGGCCCGATCCGCTTCGCAGGCAGCCGCACCGGGGTGGGCTATCTGGAAATGACGGGCTATTAA
- a CDS encoding ABC transporter substrate-binding protein, which translates to MKSGLLAAVAAVGLLLAAPASAQGVKIGILNDQSGVYADYGGKWSFEAAKMAVEDFGGEVLGHKIEVISADHQNKPDLGVAIARRWYEVEGVDMITELTTSSVALAIHELSREKKKIDIVVGAATSRLTGDSCQPYGFHWAYDTHALAYGTGGALVESGGDTWFFMTADYAFGHALEKDTGDFVRAKGGKVLGAVRIPLNSSDFSSFLLQAQSSKAKIIGLANAGLDTTNSIKQAAEFGIVRSGQKLAGLLLTLAEVHGLGLQAAQGLVLTEGYYWDRDARSRNLAERFFKRTGRMPNMIQAGTYSATLQYLKAVKAAGTKDTEAVAKKLKELPVDDDFAQGGRVLENGRMVHDLYLFEVKKPSESKKPWDYYKQLAVVPGDKAFPAAKDSGCPLVK; encoded by the coding sequence ATGAAGTCGGGATTGTTGGCCGCCGTTGCGGCAGTTGGTCTTTTGCTCGCCGCGCCGGCATCGGCGCAGGGCGTCAAGATCGGCATTTTGAACGACCAGTCCGGGGTCTACGCCGATTACGGCGGCAAGTGGTCGTTTGAAGCGGCCAAGATGGCGGTCGAAGATTTCGGTGGCGAAGTGCTCGGCCACAAGATCGAGGTCATTTCCGCCGATCACCAGAACAAGCCGGATCTCGGCGTCGCTATCGCGCGGCGCTGGTACGAGGTCGAAGGCGTCGATATGATCACGGAGCTGACGACGTCCTCCGTCGCGCTCGCGATTCACGAGCTTTCTAGGGAGAAGAAGAAGATCGACATCGTCGTGGGCGCTGCGACCTCGCGCCTCACCGGCGATTCCTGCCAGCCGTATGGATTCCACTGGGCTTACGACACCCACGCGCTCGCCTACGGCACCGGTGGTGCGCTGGTGGAATCCGGCGGCGATACCTGGTTCTTCATGACCGCCGACTACGCCTTCGGTCATGCGCTGGAGAAGGACACCGGCGATTTCGTCAGGGCGAAGGGTGGCAAGGTGCTCGGCGCAGTCCGCATTCCCCTGAACTCGTCGGACTTCTCTTCCTTCCTGCTGCAGGCGCAGAGTTCTAAAGCCAAGATCATCGGCCTCGCCAATGCCGGCCTCGACACCACCAACTCGATCAAGCAGGCGGCGGAATTCGGCATCGTCAGGAGCGGCCAAAAGCTCGCCGGCCTGTTGCTGACGCTGGCCGAAGTTCACGGCCTCGGCCTTCAGGCCGCCCAGGGCCTGGTGCTGACCGAAGGCTACTACTGGGACCGCGACGCCAGGAGCCGCAACCTCGCCGAACGCTTCTTCAAGCGCACCGGCCGGATGCCGAACATGATTCAAGCCGGCACCTATTCAGCGACGCTGCAATACCTCAAGGCAGTCAAGGCCGCGGGCACCAAGGATACCGAGGCAGTGGCGAAAAAGCTGAAGGAGCTTCCGGTCGACGATGACTTCGCGCAGGGCGGCAGGGTGCTGGAAAACGGTCGCATGGTCCACGACCTCTATCTGTTCGAAGTCAAGAAGCCGTCGGAGTCGAAGAAGCCGTGGGATTACTACAAGCAGCTCGCCGTGGTGCCCGGCGATAAGGCGTTTCCGGCAGCGAAGGATTCCGGCTGCCCGCTGGTGAAGTAG